The following coding sequences lie in one Halomonas sp. 'Soap Lake #6' genomic window:
- a CDS encoding aspartate/glutamate racemase family protein, whose product MHIRIINPNTTVSMTAAIYHAAQQQATLGTTVSASQPEAGPVSIESHFDEVISAVGVAEEVLKGEREGGIDAYVVACFGDPGLLAARELTRAPVIGIAEAAFHLATLISTRFSIVTTLGRTGIIAEHLLQQYGFSHHCRRIRAAEIPVLDLEHHPETACARIVDECCRARDEDGIGAIVLGCGGMANLTQEISREVGLPVVEGVSAALKLAESLVSLGLYTSKHGDLAYPRPKAFTGKFSELSDLELPLKS is encoded by the coding sequence GTGCATATACGAATTATCAATCCCAATACCACGGTGTCCATGACCGCTGCTATTTATCATGCAGCCCAGCAACAGGCCACCTTGGGCACTACGGTCAGTGCCTCACAGCCCGAAGCGGGCCCCGTCTCCATTGAAAGCCATTTTGATGAAGTTATCAGCGCAGTAGGGGTTGCCGAAGAAGTGCTAAAAGGCGAACGCGAGGGTGGTATTGATGCCTATGTAGTGGCCTGTTTTGGTGATCCTGGCCTATTGGCTGCCCGAGAGTTAACCCGCGCGCCGGTGATTGGCATTGCCGAAGCAGCCTTTCATTTAGCCACGCTTATCAGCACCCGCTTTTCAATCGTTACCACCCTAGGACGCACCGGCATTATCGCCGAGCATTTACTTCAGCAGTACGGCTTTAGCCACCACTGCCGTCGCATTCGCGCCGCTGAAATTCCCGTTTTGGATCTTGAGCATCACCCTGAAACGGCGTGTGCCCGCATTGTTGACGAGTGCTGCCGCGCCCGGGATGAAGATGGCATTGGTGCCATCGTTTTAGGCTGTGGTGGCATGGCTAATTTGACCCAGGAGATTAGCCGCGAGGTGGGTCTTCCAGTAGTGGAAGGCGTAAGCGCGGCACTCAAGCTGGCGGAGTCGCTCGTCAGTCTAGGGCTTTATACCAGCAAACACGGAGACCTCGCCTACCCACGGCCAAAAGCCTTCACAGGTAAGTTTTCCGAGCTCTCTGATCTTGAGCTACCGCTTAAGTCATAA
- a CDS encoding MurR/RpiR family transcriptional regulator, whose translation MTPHIGQRITAQFDELSAQEQRVASFILDHFDDLAVYSAADLARLTGVSKSTVSRLFKRLGFESYRTVKDHARQLRNLGVPLVIDANAMQEEAGAPFQRHLQREQDNLQRCLHGIAHQDFSSLVACLDKARHVVVIGFRNSYPLALHFRQQLIQARSQVRVVPQPNQSLAEEIVDLSEQDVVVLFGFRRRPTAFASLINTLERSPAQVALIADPTAINFASQVNWFMETPLESLSAFDSYAAANSLICLLANGVLHQRLAEGRERISTISAIYHELSELEAPTMSVDWDAH comes from the coding sequence ATGACGCCGCATATCGGACAGCGAATTACCGCCCAGTTTGACGAGTTAAGTGCTCAGGAGCAGCGCGTAGCGAGCTTTATTCTCGACCATTTTGATGATTTGGCGGTGTATAGCGCCGCCGATTTGGCCCGCCTAACCGGTGTTTCGAAATCGACAGTCAGCCGGTTATTTAAGCGGCTGGGGTTTGAGAGCTACCGTACGGTTAAAGATCACGCCCGCCAATTGCGTAACCTGGGGGTGCCGTTAGTTATTGATGCTAACGCCATGCAGGAAGAGGCGGGGGCGCCGTTTCAGCGGCATCTTCAGCGGGAGCAGGATAACCTGCAGCGCTGTTTACATGGCATCGCACATCAGGACTTTTCATCCTTGGTGGCGTGCTTGGATAAGGCACGCCATGTGGTCGTGATCGGGTTTCGTAACAGCTACCCATTGGCGCTGCATTTCCGCCAGCAACTGATCCAGGCGCGCTCTCAGGTACGCGTGGTGCCCCAGCCCAACCAGTCGTTAGCTGAAGAGATTGTTGATCTCAGCGAGCAGGATGTAGTGGTTCTGTTTGGCTTTCGGCGGCGACCGACGGCATTTGCCTCGCTAATCAATACACTTGAGCGCTCGCCTGCTCAGGTGGCCCTCATTGCTGATCCCACGGCGATAAATTTCGCGTCGCAAGTAAACTGGTTTATGGAAACGCCGCTGGAAAGTCTCTCAGCATTTGATAGCTATGCAGCGGCCAATAGCCTTATCTGTTTGCTGGCCAACGGTGTGTTGCACCAACGCTTAGCGGAAGGCCGAGAGCGAATCAGTACGATTAGCGCTATTTACCATGAGCTTAGCGAGCTGGAAGCTCCGACGATGAGTGTTGATTGGGACGCTCACTAG
- a CDS encoding transporter substrate-binding domain-containing protein has protein sequence MKSLSHRLSGSFNNHFKRLQSSVLATGLCAAVALGALTTSPNVQADALEAIDSRGTIRIAVPQDFPPFGSVGTDLQPRGYDIDMAQYLADEMGVELQLIPVTSANRIPYLQTGQADLVISSLGKNPEREAAIDFSDAYAPFFLGVFSADADESVDSPEGLAGKTIGVTRGAVEDMELSEVAPDSTRIQRFEDNATTISAFLSGQVDYVATGNVVAAEIAGRNSSRAPSLVYQLKDSPCYVGMNKNEPALMEEVNRLIAQGLENGTLNELSQRWFSADLPENFGS, from the coding sequence ATGAAATCGTTATCACATCGCCTTAGTGGTTCGTTCAATAACCACTTCAAACGTCTACAGTCCAGCGTTTTAGCAACGGGCCTGTGTGCCGCTGTTGCTCTGGGGGCGTTAACAACCAGCCCAAATGTTCAGGCGGATGCGTTAGAAGCCATTGATTCCCGGGGCACTATTCGCATTGCCGTGCCACAGGATTTTCCGCCCTTCGGTTCGGTAGGTACCGACCTTCAGCCGCGTGGCTACGATATCGATATGGCTCAATACCTTGCTGATGAGATGGGCGTTGAGCTGCAGCTGATCCCAGTTACTAGCGCTAACCGTATCCCCTATTTACAGACTGGTCAGGCGGATTTGGTGATCTCCAGCTTAGGTAAAAACCCTGAGCGTGAAGCGGCGATTGATTTTTCCGATGCCTACGCACCGTTTTTCTTAGGTGTATTCAGCGCTGATGCGGATGAAAGCGTGGATAGCCCTGAAGGATTGGCGGGTAAAACCATTGGGGTAACCCGTGGTGCCGTGGAAGATATGGAGCTTTCTGAGGTTGCTCCGGACTCCACCAGAATCCAGCGCTTTGAAGATAACGCCACGACCATCTCCGCATTTCTTTCCGGCCAGGTTGATTACGTGGCCACGGGGAATGTGGTTGCCGCCGAGATCGCTGGGCGTAATAGCAGTCGTGCCCCCTCGCTGGTATACCAGCTTAAAGATTCACCCTGCTATGTGGGCATGAACAAAAACGAACCTGCGTTGATGGAAGAAGTGAATCGCTTGATTGCCCAGGGGTTAGAGAATGGCACTTTAAACGAGTTGTCCCAGCGCTGGTTCAGCGCCGATCTACCTGAAAATTTTGGTAGCTGA
- a CDS encoding amino acid ABC transporter permease — MGPTLDFLTLLPYASELLQGLTTTVVLTVVTTLTGLTLAVAVAYLRVNGQPWVRWGLGGYIEVTRNTPFIVQLFFIFFGLPGLGIKIDAITAAFIAMTLNLAAYSAEILRAGISATAKGQLEAGRALGMTTLQSYRHVVLVPAFARVYPALISQSIIVMLGSAVVSQISVFDLTYAANFIQSRNFRSFEVYLLITLVYLLLAFGMRRSFMLVGKRVFAYQQGEQR; from the coding sequence ATGGGGCCAACACTCGACTTTCTTACCCTGTTGCCCTACGCCAGTGAGCTGCTGCAAGGTCTTACCACCACGGTCGTGCTGACCGTGGTGACTACCTTAACGGGGTTAACGCTAGCAGTGGCAGTGGCGTATTTGCGTGTCAACGGGCAGCCATGGGTGCGCTGGGGATTAGGCGGTTACATCGAAGTGACCCGCAACACGCCCTTTATTGTGCAGCTATTTTTTATCTTTTTCGGGTTACCTGGATTGGGCATCAAGATTGATGCCATTACCGCAGCATTTATCGCCATGACGCTTAACTTAGCCGCCTACAGCGCCGAGATCCTGCGCGCTGGTATCAGTGCCACGGCGAAAGGGCAGTTAGAAGCGGGCCGCGCACTGGGCATGACCACACTACAAAGTTATCGCCATGTCGTGTTGGTACCTGCTTTTGCACGGGTTTACCCCGCACTGATCAGTCAGTCGATAATCGTTATGCTGGGCTCGGCAGTGGTATCGCAGATTTCGGTATTTGACTTGACCTATGCTGCTAACTTTATCCAGTCACGTAACTTCCGCAGCTTTGAAGTTTACCTGCTGATCACGCTGGTCTATCTGCTCCTTGCCTTTGGCATGCGCCGCAGCTTTATGCTGGTAGGTAAGCGCGTGTTCGCCTATCAGCAAGGAGAGCAACGATGA
- a CDS encoding amino acid ABC transporter permease, giving the protein MIEFTFWDILRNLLLATRWTIVLSLIAFVGGATVGLVLTFMRLSSSRWLQRLTALYVDLFQGTPLLMQLFLIFFGAAAMGHPISAWWAASIALTLFTSAFLCDIWRGCLEAVAKGQWHAARVLGMNYFQSMRHVILPQALRLSIPPTVGFSVQVIKGTALASIIGFVELTKAGTMLNNATFEPFTIFALVALLYFALCYPLSCYARYLEKKLYDAGLR; this is encoded by the coding sequence ATGATTGAGTTCACCTTCTGGGACATTCTGCGCAACCTGCTGCTGGCAACCCGCTGGACCATTGTGCTGTCACTGATTGCCTTTGTGGGCGGCGCCACGGTGGGGCTGGTGTTGACCTTCATGCGCCTCTCCAGCAGTCGCTGGCTGCAGCGTTTAACGGCACTCTATGTTGACCTTTTTCAGGGCACTCCACTGCTGATGCAGCTGTTTTTGATTTTCTTTGGCGCTGCCGCCATGGGGCACCCGATCTCTGCCTGGTGGGCGGCCTCCATTGCTCTAACGCTGTTTACCAGTGCATTTCTGTGTGACATCTGGCGTGGCTGCTTGGAAGCAGTGGCTAAAGGCCAGTGGCATGCGGCACGGGTACTGGGCATGAACTACTTCCAATCCATGCGTCATGTGATTTTGCCACAGGCGTTGCGCCTCTCTATTCCGCCTACGGTGGGCTTCTCAGTACAGGTCATCAAGGGGACGGCGTTGGCTTCCATCATTGGCTTTGTGGAGCTGACCAAAGCCGGCACCATGCTCAATAACGCGACCTTTGAACCCTTCACTATCTTTGCCCTTGTGGCACTTCTTTACTTTGCGCTGTGCTACCCACTTTCCTGCTACGCGCGCTATCTGGAGAAAAAGCTCTATGACGCTGGTTTACGTTGA
- a CDS encoding amino acid ABC transporter ATP-binding protein, translating to MTLVYVDNVHKAFGDLEVLKGINLSVAQGEVVAIIGRSGSGKSTLLRCLNQLEKHDSGKITIADKQLDAASMSPKELSENVGMVFQSFNLFPHKTVGENVCLAPLVVRGEGKAEVEKIAREVLEKVGLSDKYDAYPAQLSGGQQQRVAIARALAMRPKVMLCDEVTSALDPELVGEVLRVLEALAAEGMTLILVTHEMGFARDVADRVVFMHQGRIHEEGAPSELFSNPQTPELKQFISAVL from the coding sequence ATGACGCTGGTTTACGTTGATAACGTTCATAAAGCCTTTGGCGATCTGGAAGTGCTTAAAGGCATTAACCTTTCGGTTGCGCAAGGCGAAGTAGTGGCGATTATTGGTCGCAGTGGCTCGGGTAAAAGCACCTTGCTGCGCTGCCTGAATCAGCTGGAAAAGCACGACAGCGGAAAAATCACCATCGCTGATAAACAGCTGGATGCGGCGTCGATGTCGCCCAAAGAGCTGAGTGAAAACGTGGGCATGGTATTCCAAAGCTTTAACCTGTTCCCTCATAAAACCGTGGGGGAGAACGTTTGCTTGGCGCCGTTAGTGGTGCGTGGAGAAGGGAAGGCTGAGGTTGAGAAAATCGCTCGTGAGGTGCTTGAGAAAGTCGGCCTCTCGGATAAGTACGATGCTTATCCGGCGCAGCTTTCTGGTGGTCAGCAGCAGCGGGTAGCGATTGCCCGGGCATTGGCGATGCGCCCCAAAGTAATGCTCTGCGACGAGGTAACCTCTGCACTTGACCCTGAACTGGTGGGGGAAGTGTTGCGCGTGCTGGAAGCACTGGCGGCTGAAGGTATGACATTGATCCTGGTTACCCACGAGATGGGTTTTGCCCGTGACGTTGCCGACCGCGTGGTATTTATGCACCAGGGGCGCATCCATGAAGAGGGCGCCCCTAGCGAGCTGTTCAGTAATCCACAAACACCGGAGCTGAAGCAGTTTATCTCTGCCGTGCTCTAA
- a CDS encoding YfcC family protein, with amino-acid sequence MSQQTPPSPLSDSQKPKKSWCRIPDIYVVLFIFIGLAAIATHFVPAGQFERVPGPNGRITIDPTSYEQIASTPIGFVDFMLAIPNGLMSAGEVVFFTFMIGGMFMVLRRTGIIEIGVDKLTRRFARQSLLTIPVLMTVFALVATVIGTQELALVYVPVILPLMIALRFDSVTAAAVALCATTVGFTTGVLNPINTGLGQQLSDLPLYSGYGIRIMAFIVMLAAAIFFVMRYARMVHQTPSLSLLSSDTNESEKRTLYQHADNSPALIATSRQKLAAIATFVFFAVLVYGVLQQGWFMMEMAGLFIIMGIVVGLIAGLDTDEICSGFNQGFRDVLVGAMIAGVARGVAVMLEDGQIMDTLVFGLGNLVGGLPTLLSAIGMFFAQLGFNFIVPSGSGQALVTMPLMAPLSDIIGVTRQTAVLAFQLGDGIGNILYPTSGYFMATLALAGVPWQKWVKFFFPLFCVWIVIALGFLIFAQATQWTG; translated from the coding sequence ATGTCCCAACAAACACCTCCTTCGCCCCTCTCTGATAGCCAAAAGCCTAAAAAAAGCTGGTGCCGAATTCCTGATATCTATGTAGTTCTGTTCATATTTATTGGACTGGCAGCGATAGCAACTCACTTTGTACCCGCAGGGCAGTTCGAACGGGTTCCTGGCCCCAACGGACGCATCACTATTGACCCTACGTCTTATGAACAGATCGCCTCAACCCCGATTGGCTTCGTTGATTTCATGCTGGCGATCCCCAATGGCCTGATGAGCGCCGGTGAAGTTGTCTTTTTTACCTTTATGATTGGCGGCATGTTTATGGTGCTGAGGCGCACCGGAATTATTGAGATAGGCGTTGATAAACTCACCCGGCGCTTTGCACGCCAGAGCTTGCTCACTATCCCTGTCTTGATGACGGTATTTGCCCTAGTAGCGACTGTTATCGGTACTCAAGAGTTGGCGCTGGTTTACGTGCCGGTCATCCTGCCGCTGATGATTGCTTTACGCTTTGATTCAGTCACGGCAGCGGCGGTAGCGCTTTGCGCTACCACTGTCGGCTTTACAACGGGCGTGCTCAACCCCATCAATACGGGGCTTGGGCAGCAACTTTCAGACTTGCCCCTCTACTCCGGTTACGGCATACGCATCATGGCGTTTATTGTCATGCTGGCGGCGGCCATTTTCTTTGTCATGCGCTACGCCCGCATGGTGCATCAAACTCCCTCACTTAGTTTATTGAGCAGTGACACTAATGAATCTGAAAAACGCACGCTATACCAACACGCTGACAATAGCCCTGCATTAATCGCCACCTCGCGCCAGAAGCTCGCGGCCATCGCCACCTTCGTCTTCTTTGCGGTGCTCGTTTATGGCGTGCTGCAGCAAGGCTGGTTCATGATGGAGATGGCGGGCCTGTTTATCATTATGGGGATCGTGGTGGGCCTCATCGCTGGCCTCGACACTGATGAGATCTGCTCAGGTTTCAACCAGGGCTTCCGAGACGTATTAGTGGGGGCCATGATTGCTGGCGTAGCGAGGGGTGTCGCCGTTATGTTGGAAGACGGCCAGATAATGGATACGCTGGTGTTCGGGCTTGGTAATCTTGTCGGTGGCCTGCCTACCCTGCTTTCTGCTATTGGCATGTTCTTCGCCCAACTTGGCTTCAATTTCATTGTTCCTTCCGGCAGCGGCCAAGCGCTGGTCACCATGCCACTGATGGCTCCCCTTTCCGACATTATCGGCGTTACCCGCCAAACGGCAGTGTTAGCCTTTCAGCTTGGTGACGGCATTGGCAATATCCTCTACCCGACCTCAGGCTACTTTATGGCGACCCTGGCACTTGCTGGTGTGCCATGGCAAAAGTGGGTCAAATTCTTCTTCCCACTTTTTTGCGTATGGATTGTGATTGCCTTGGGCTTTCTTATCTTTGCCCAGGCAACACAGTGGACCGGTTAG
- the pyk gene encoding pyruvate kinase has translation MNALHFSSIRRTKIVATLGPASDREGVLEAMLAAGVDVVRLNFSHGTADDHRQRLMRVREIAAKLGRSVAALGDLQGPKIRIARFKEGAVVLKEGQPFILDMELDGDAGDEQQVGCDYKTLSQDVTAGDRLLLDDGRVVLDVTRVDGQQVHTSVVVGGKLSNHKGINKQGGGLSAPALTEKDKIDLKTAVEIGVDYLAISFPRHAEDMLEARRLLGEEGKEIGLVAKVERAEAVADDATLDGIIEASEAVMVARGDLGVEIGDAKLVGVQKRMIKRARSLNRAVITATQMMESMISAPLPTRAEVFDVANAVLDGSDAVMLSAETAAGDYPLETVEAMSRVCLGAEREKSAQESGHRIHEGFSRPDETIALSAMYAANHMEGVTAIACMTSSGYTPLIASRIRSGLPIVGLAHNPIAQRRMALYRGVVSLPFDTSEMTPTELNDRALELLVKTGISKAGDHVILTRGDHMNAHGGTNTMKVMEITDQHAEQSKG, from the coding sequence ATGAACGCACTGCACTTCTCTTCGATCCGTCGTACCAAAATTGTCGCCACCCTTGGCCCCGCCAGCGACCGGGAAGGTGTACTAGAAGCCATGCTTGCGGCGGGTGTCGATGTGGTGCGTTTAAATTTCTCCCATGGCACTGCTGACGACCACCGCCAACGTTTAATGCGAGTGCGTGAAATTGCTGCCAAGTTAGGTCGCAGTGTCGCGGCCCTGGGCGACCTGCAAGGTCCTAAAATTCGTATTGCACGCTTTAAAGAGGGGGCTGTGGTCCTTAAAGAGGGCCAGCCATTTATTCTCGATATGGAGCTGGATGGTGATGCGGGCGATGAGCAGCAGGTGGGCTGTGACTACAAAACCCTCTCCCAAGATGTAACTGCCGGTGACCGCCTGTTGCTAGATGATGGTCGAGTGGTCTTGGACGTTACTCGCGTTGACGGCCAACAGGTGCATACCAGCGTGGTAGTGGGTGGCAAGCTCTCCAACCATAAAGGCATTAATAAGCAGGGGGGTGGCCTCTCTGCTCCTGCGCTAACTGAAAAAGATAAAATTGACCTCAAAACTGCGGTTGAGATTGGCGTCGACTACTTGGCTATCTCGTTCCCCCGTCATGCAGAAGACATGCTGGAAGCACGTCGCCTGTTAGGTGAGGAGGGTAAAGAGATTGGTTTGGTTGCCAAGGTTGAGCGTGCTGAGGCGGTTGCAGATGACGCTACGCTGGATGGCATTATCGAAGCCTCCGAAGCGGTGATGGTGGCGCGGGGCGATTTAGGTGTAGAAATTGGCGATGCCAAGCTGGTTGGCGTGCAAAAGCGCATGATCAAGCGCGCTCGCTCGCTAAACCGCGCGGTAATTACCGCCACGCAAATGATGGAAAGCATGATTTCGGCGCCGTTACCCACTCGGGCGGAAGTGTTTGACGTTGCTAACGCAGTACTGGATGGCAGCGATGCGGTCATGTTGTCAGCGGAAACTGCGGCAGGCGACTATCCGCTGGAAACCGTGGAAGCGATGTCGCGTGTTTGCTTGGGTGCTGAGCGGGAAAAATCAGCCCAGGAGTCTGGCCACCGTATCCATGAAGGTTTTTCCCGCCCAGATGAGACCATTGCTCTCTCTGCGATGTATGCTGCCAATCATATGGAAGGGGTCACCGCGATTGCCTGTATGACGTCGTCCGGCTATACGCCACTGATTGCCTCGCGTATTCGCTCTGGGTTACCAATTGTAGGCTTAGCGCATAATCCCATTGCCCAGCGCCGTATGGCGCTCTATCGTGGGGTAGTATCGCTACCGTTTGATACCTCTGAAATGACGCCTACTGAACTTAATGACCGTGCACTTGAGCTTCTAGTGAAGACTGGAATTTCCAAAGCCGGTGACCATGTGATCCTTACCCGCGGTGACCATATGAATGCCCACGGTGGCACCAATACCATGAAGGTGATGGAGATTACCGACCAGCATGCTGAGCAAAGCAAAGGCTAA
- the modA gene encoding molybdate ABC transporter substrate-binding protein → MLSKAKAKIAHGLVLACLLIGSPVLAGAPPIVAAASDLQFALTEAAEQFQQETGHSLRLNFGSSGNFRRQIAQGAPFELYLSADERYVQALYDEGHTKDEGVIYAIGRLVWLQRAERGDLPSNDAPLAAVQEALQAQANGVAERIALANPEHAPYGVAAKQALQHAELWEQSEPLLVLGENVSQAAQFALTNDARGGLVAYSLALAPALAERSEYVLIPDSWHSPLRQRMVLTNQAGEVASTFYQWLQQDDGQAILRRYGFSAE, encoded by the coding sequence ATGCTGAGCAAAGCAAAGGCTAAAATAGCCCATGGATTAGTGTTGGCGTGTCTACTGATAGGTTCCCCCGTGTTAGCGGGGGCGCCTCCTATTGTGGCAGCCGCCTCTGATTTACAGTTTGCACTCACTGAAGCCGCTGAGCAGTTTCAGCAGGAAACCGGACATTCGCTGAGGCTTAACTTTGGCTCGTCGGGCAACTTTCGCCGACAAATTGCTCAGGGTGCGCCTTTTGAGCTCTATCTCTCAGCGGATGAACGCTACGTTCAGGCGCTCTATGACGAAGGCCACACCAAGGACGAAGGCGTTATTTACGCCATTGGCCGCTTAGTTTGGCTGCAGCGCGCCGAGCGCGGTGATTTACCCAGTAACGACGCACCGCTTGCCGCCGTGCAGGAGGCGTTGCAAGCTCAAGCAAACGGTGTTGCTGAACGTATCGCCCTGGCTAACCCCGAGCATGCGCCCTATGGCGTTGCAGCTAAACAGGCGCTTCAGCACGCTGAGCTTTGGGAGCAATCCGAGCCTTTACTGGTGCTAGGCGAAAATGTCTCTCAGGCAGCGCAGTTTGCGCTCACTAACGATGCCCGAGGCGGGCTGGTCGCTTATTCACTTGCGTTAGCCCCGGCGCTTGCCGAGCGAAGTGAGTACGTACTTATCCCTGACTCCTGGCATAGCCCGTTACGCCAACGCATGGTACTAACCAACCAGGCAGGAGAGGTGGCCAGTACTTTCTATCAGTGGCTGCAGCAAGATGATGGGCAAGCCATTTTACGCCGCTACGGCTTTAGCGCTGAATAA
- the modB gene encoding molybdate ABC transporter permease subunit: MDWSALSVSLRLAGFTCLILIPIAIWLGRSLAHARFRGKGLCEALVALPLVLPPTVLGFYLLLSFSRDAPFGAFWAEMTGSGLNFTFNGILIASLIANLPFAVQPIQRAFEHVPHNLREAAWCSGLSPWQTLLRIELPLVWPGIMSAAALTFAHTLGEFGVILMVGGAIDGETRTLAIAIYDRVQAFDEQGAAQMSALLLLVSFITLGLVYGLAGRRRWARG; this comes from the coding sequence ATGGATTGGTCGGCGCTTTCGGTTTCACTTCGCCTTGCGGGGTTTACCTGCTTAATCCTGATCCCCATCGCTATTTGGTTGGGTCGCTCTCTGGCCCACGCGCGCTTTCGTGGTAAAGGTTTATGCGAGGCGCTAGTGGCATTGCCGCTGGTGTTACCGCCCACCGTCCTGGGTTTCTATTTGCTATTGAGCTTTAGCCGTGACGCACCATTTGGCGCCTTCTGGGCAGAAATGACAGGCAGCGGTCTTAACTTTACCTTTAACGGTATTTTAATCGCCTCCTTGATTGCCAACCTACCGTTTGCCGTACAGCCCATCCAACGTGCCTTTGAACATGTGCCCCACAACCTGCGTGAGGCTGCCTGGTGCAGTGGGCTTAGCCCCTGGCAAACGCTACTGCGTATTGAACTGCCGCTGGTATGGCCAGGGATTATGTCAGCGGCTGCGTTAACCTTTGCCCATACACTGGGTGAGTTTGGGGTGATCTTAATGGTAGGTGGTGCGATTGATGGCGAAACCCGCACCCTCGCAATTGCTATTTATGATCGCGTACAGGCCTTTGATGAACAGGGTGCCGCGCAGATGTCGGCGTTACTGCTATTGGTATCATTTATTACCTTAGGGCTAGTGTATGGGCTGGCCGGGCGTAGGCGGTGGGCACGTGGCTGA
- a CDS encoding ABC transporter ATP-binding protein: protein MADSHISELAAGLHVAVNQMGPIPLAAEFTCQPGELLALVGPSGSGKTTLLRTIAGLYHPQHGQVSCAGDVWLDAKRKHSLSPQRRQVGMVFQDYALFPHLTALENIQLPLRHLPKPLRRERAEQWLAKVRLEGLGKRYPNALSGGQRQRVALARALARDPKVLLLDEPFSAVDQVTRRRLQRELALLRQQIDIPIVLVTHDLEEAAALADQICVLHSGISLQQGSPESLFRQPRTPLVARLLDRHNVFEGEVVRMHGQRRLKWGEWLLEVAGEGLNAIAEGKRVAWYLPPSDIVLHRRGRPSHGERENPVAATVSEMVVLGGMTSIALRVLNGDMLRFDIATHAARRNQLMLGEQVHVSLLAEGIHLMPEHRAHAVPHNKRNLL from the coding sequence GTGGCTGATTCGCATATATCGGAGCTAGCCGCAGGTCTTCATGTAGCGGTCAACCAAATGGGGCCGATCCCACTGGCCGCTGAATTTACTTGCCAGCCCGGTGAGCTATTGGCACTGGTGGGCCCTTCCGGCAGCGGAAAAACCACTCTGCTGCGTACCATTGCTGGGCTTTATCACCCTCAGCATGGGCAGGTAAGCTGTGCTGGAGATGTGTGGCTTGATGCCAAACGTAAGCACTCACTCTCGCCCCAGCGCAGGCAGGTGGGGATGGTGTTTCAGGATTATGCGCTGTTTCCACATTTAACCGCATTGGAGAATATCCAGCTTCCGTTGCGCCACTTACCGAAGCCTTTGCGCCGTGAACGGGCGGAGCAGTGGCTTGCCAAGGTACGTTTGGAAGGATTAGGTAAGCGCTACCCGAATGCACTTTCTGGCGGGCAACGCCAGCGAGTGGCACTGGCTCGTGCGTTGGCTCGTGACCCCAAGGTACTACTGCTTGATGAGCCGTTTTCAGCGGTGGACCAAGTCACCCGGCGGCGTTTGCAACGAGAGCTTGCACTGCTACGTCAACAGATTGATATTCCGATTGTATTGGTCACTCACGATTTAGAGGAAGCCGCTGCACTAGCAGATCAAATTTGCGTGCTGCACAGCGGCATAAGCTTGCAGCAGGGTAGCCCGGAGTCACTGTTCCGCCAGCCTAGAACACCGCTAGTGGCCAGATTGTTGGATCGTCATAATGTCTTTGAAGGAGAGGTGGTGCGTATGCATGGTCAGCGCCGCCTAAAGTGGGGTGAGTGGCTGCTGGAGGTGGCTGGGGAAGGGCTCAATGCGATAGCCGAGGGTAAGCGTGTTGCCTGGTACCTGCCGCCCTCTGATATCGTGCTTCACCGTCGAGGCCGTCCTTCACATGGCGAACGTGAAAATCCTGTGGCTGCCACTGTCAGTGAAATGGTGGTACTTGGCGGCATGACGTCGATTGCACTGCGCGTTTTAAACGGCGATATGCTACGTTTCGACATCGCTACCCATGCGGCTAGGCGTAACCAGCTAATGCTGGGAGAGCAGGTGCATGTATCACTCCTAGCGGAAGGAATTCACCTTATGCCGGAACATCGTGCACACGCGGTGCCGCACAACAAAAGGAACCTGTTATGA